Proteins encoded within one genomic window of Brachybacterium avium:
- a CDS encoding replication initiator encodes MSASDLYSLDVEEPTALTRMLSDGFEDWSKQVASTGFCSRPVRLFGQARTFDRRSGQHLSTFDSRSLPDSVLYVRCGNRRASRCPSCSHEYRGDMWHLLSAGVSGGDKGVPESVSAHPLVFLTLTAPSFGAVHSSTRPGAQPRPRTVNAPPGLCEHGRPRRCTEHHDVDDSQVGQALCPDCYDYEGQAVWQWHCPELWRRFTIHLRRLVAAHLGMSEKASRDLLRVQFAKVGEYQKRGAIHLHALVRLDGAPSDDDPFPSPAVDVPASWLAERCLEAARDIEVDAAPVDAYDSARGLRFGRQVDARPVQRHSDDDGDVSPEMVSAYLAKYATKAAGDVAVDGTPNRHLKQLRETCLELCGRALLHEGFSSPYALLGKWADALGFRGHFASKSRRFSTTLGRLRDARRKYHHDREQHETHTDHASTDDPLDAAEHIVVLNEFRFVGQGWLTPGDAELARSAADAAREWKDARRAARQPHKKGKSHGQALLHR; translated from the coding sequence GTGAGCGCCAGCGATCTCTACTCCCTCGACGTGGAAGAGCCCACTGCACTCACGCGAATGCTCTCCGACGGCTTCGAAGACTGGTCAAAGCAGGTCGCCTCGACGGGATTCTGCTCCCGCCCCGTCCGCCTCTTCGGACAGGCGCGCACCTTCGATCGCAGGTCCGGACAGCACCTGAGCACCTTCGACAGTCGCAGCCTGCCCGACAGCGTCCTCTACGTCCGCTGCGGCAATCGCCGTGCCTCCCGCTGCCCCTCGTGCTCCCATGAGTACCGGGGCGACATGTGGCACCTCCTCTCCGCAGGGGTCTCCGGCGGGGACAAGGGGGTCCCGGAGAGCGTCTCCGCGCACCCGCTGGTGTTCCTCACGCTGACCGCCCCCTCGTTCGGCGCTGTGCACTCCTCGACTCGCCCTGGTGCCCAGCCTCGGCCTCGCACCGTCAACGCGCCGCCGGGACTGTGCGAGCACGGCCGCCCTCGTCGGTGCACGGAGCACCACGACGTCGACGATTCTCAGGTCGGTCAGGCGCTGTGCCCGGACTGCTACGACTACGAGGGCCAGGCGGTCTGGCAGTGGCACTGCCCCGAACTGTGGAGGCGGTTCACGATCCACCTGCGCCGCCTCGTCGCCGCTCACCTCGGCATGAGTGAGAAGGCCTCGCGGGACCTCCTCCGCGTGCAGTTCGCCAAGGTCGGCGAGTACCAGAAGCGCGGCGCGATCCACCTGCACGCCCTCGTTCGCCTCGACGGCGCCCCGTCAGACGACGACCCCTTCCCCTCTCCTGCCGTCGATGTGCCCGCCTCGTGGCTCGCCGAGCGGTGTCTTGAGGCCGCCCGCGACATCGAAGTCGATGCCGCTCCGGTCGACGCCTACGACTCCGCCCGCGGGCTCCGCTTCGGTCGCCAGGTCGACGCTCGGCCCGTCCAGCGCCACTCAGACGATGACGGCGACGTCTCCCCCGAGATGGTCTCGGCCTACCTCGCCAAGTACGCGACGAAGGCAGCCGGTGATGTCGCTGTCGACGGCACTCCGAATCGCCACCTGAAGCAGCTCCGAGAGACCTGTCTCGAGCTGTGCGGTCGCGCGCTCCTGCACGAGGGGTTCTCCAGTCCGTACGCGCTTCTCGGCAAGTGGGCCGACGCCCTCGGCTTCCGCGGACACTTCGCCAGCAAGTCCCGGCGGTTCTCGACCACCCTCGGCAGGCTCCGCGATGCACGGCGCAAGTACCACCACGACCGCGAGCAGCACGAGACACACACAGACCATGCGTCGACGGACGATCCGCTCGACGCCGCCGAGCACATCGTCGTGCTCAACGAGTTCCGCTTCGTCGGACAGGGCTGGCTCACCCCCGGTGATGCCGAACTCGCCCGCTCCGCCGCTGACGCAGCACGCGAGTGGAAGGACGCCCGACGTGCTGCACGCCAACCCCACAAGAAAGGAAAGAGTCATGGACAAGCTCTGCTTCACCGCTGA
- a CDS encoding biotin transporter BioY, which translates to MAVTPAARRWSLDATDIARVAVFAAIVAALGLPGSFSVFGGVPITAQTFGVMLAGAVLGPRLGAVSMTVFLVLVAAGLPLLAGGRGGIGVFVGPSAGYMIGWIAGAFVIGLIVHSAARKPALWRTALAMIVGGILVIYAFGIPVQSLITRLPIGETALASLVFLPGDLLKAVLATAVVTTLLRAYPRAFRRTWLPSARADASRAEQEETAGSAAAR; encoded by the coding sequence ATGGCAGTTACTCCTGCAGCACGACGGTGGTCGCTCGATGCGACCGATATCGCCCGCGTGGCGGTGTTCGCGGCGATCGTCGCCGCGCTCGGCCTGCCGGGCAGCTTCAGCGTGTTCGGCGGCGTGCCGATCACCGCACAGACCTTCGGGGTGATGCTGGCCGGAGCGGTGCTCGGCCCGCGCCTGGGCGCTGTGTCGATGACCGTGTTCCTGGTCCTCGTCGCGGCGGGGCTGCCGCTGCTGGCCGGCGGGCGCGGCGGCATCGGTGTGTTCGTCGGGCCCTCTGCCGGGTACATGATCGGCTGGATCGCCGGAGCCTTCGTCATCGGTCTGATCGTGCACTCCGCCGCCCGCAAGCCGGCCCTCTGGCGCACAGCACTGGCGATGATCGTCGGCGGCATCCTCGTGATCTACGCCTTCGGCATCCCGGTGCAGAGCCTCATCACCCGCCTCCCTATCGGGGAGACCGCGCTCGCCAGCCTGGTCTTCCTCCCCGGCGACCTGCTGAAGGCGGTGCTCGCGACCGCGGTCGTCACCACCCTCCTGCGGGCCTACCCCCGCGCGTTCCGCCGCACCTGGCTCCCCTCCGCACGGGCCGACGCCTCCCGCGCCGAGCAGGAGGAGACTGCTGGCTCCGCAGCAGCGCGATGA
- a CDS encoding NgoMIV family type II restriction endonuclease, protein MALLSEARKAFHNQLVESGALSINGSGVASIADGSQKTSRALSKSIAEDLGATVLEDKLVGQSAGSLFEIAVRDFLFATFPSLSTIRPGKWEITNVGGSRAAYHIAQYEPYTHLDDLARAIEVDPTLRAVLGNSYEISPDVMILREPASDEEINADSLLVDETSGLMSVMRGDYNERSIVHGIVSCKWTLRSDRAQNARSEALNMIRNRKGRTPHIVVVTAEPTPSRLSSLALGTGDVDTVYHFALPELARAIHELDNDEAEAMFDTLVNGKRLRDISDLPLDLAV, encoded by the coding sequence ATGGCTCTTCTCAGCGAGGCGCGAAAGGCGTTTCACAATCAACTGGTCGAGTCCGGCGCCCTCTCCATCAATGGCTCCGGTGTCGCATCGATCGCGGACGGTTCGCAGAAAACTAGCCGGGCGCTTTCGAAGTCAATCGCTGAAGACCTCGGAGCGACTGTGCTCGAGGACAAGCTCGTCGGACAGAGCGCCGGTAGTCTGTTTGAAATCGCGGTTCGAGACTTCCTCTTCGCAACGTTTCCCAGCTTGTCGACAATTCGCCCCGGCAAGTGGGAAATAACCAATGTTGGAGGGTCTCGAGCGGCTTATCACATCGCACAATATGAACCTTATACGCATTTGGACGACTTGGCGCGCGCAATCGAAGTAGACCCAACGCTTCGAGCAGTTCTCGGAAATTCATACGAGATCAGCCCCGACGTGATGATCCTCAGGGAGCCCGCCAGTGACGAGGAGATCAACGCCGACTCACTCCTTGTCGACGAAACAAGCGGACTGATGTCCGTGATGCGTGGCGACTATAACGAGCGAAGCATCGTGCACGGCATCGTTTCTTGCAAATGGACGCTGCGATCCGATAGGGCGCAGAACGCCCGCTCGGAGGCACTGAATATGATCCGCAACCGCAAGGGCCGAACACCTCACATCGTTGTCGTAACTGCAGAACCGACGCCCTCTCGACTGTCGTCTCTTGCACTCGGGACAGGGGACGTCGACACCGTCTATCATTTCGCTCTACCCGAGCTTGCTCGCGCCATCCACGAGCTAGATAACGACGAAGCGGAAGCTATGTTCGACACTCTTGTAAATGGCAAGAGGCTCCGTGACATCAGTGATCTCCCGCTCGACCTCGCAGTCTAA
- a CDS encoding plasmid replication, integration and excision activator: protein MAVQTRFPVQMEDVFPQGAYMIGEVIAADDFDKKRAGEVDPQLRDKISGQRVWQVRVLDPDPESRKGQAEVTVKVSSDHQPVPPKGPTTGPFRAVAFEGLTLTPYVDTNGNFPKIAYSLRATGFAEAA, encoded by the coding sequence ATGGCAGTCCAGACCCGGTTCCCCGTCCAGATGGAGGACGTGTTCCCGCAGGGTGCGTACATGATCGGCGAGGTCATCGCCGCCGATGACTTCGACAAGAAGCGGGCCGGCGAGGTCGACCCTCAGCTCCGAGACAAGATCTCGGGCCAGCGTGTCTGGCAGGTCCGGGTGCTCGATCCCGACCCGGAGAGCCGGAAGGGGCAGGCCGAGGTGACCGTGAAGGTCTCCTCCGACCACCAGCCGGTGCCGCCCAAGGGACCGACCACCGGCCCCTTCCGCGCCGTCGCCTTCGAGGGACTCACCCTCACGCCGTACGTCGACACCAACGGGAACTTCCCGAAGATCGCGTACTCGCTGAGGGCCACGGGCTTCGCCGAGGCGGCGTGA
- a CDS encoding helix-turn-helix domain-containing protein codes for MDKLCFTAEEVADRLSVSKTRVYDLMRCGELPSVKLGRSRLIKAADLLAYVENLEPAPVVA; via the coding sequence ATGGACAAGCTCTGCTTCACCGCTGAGGAGGTCGCTGATCGGCTCAGCGTCTCCAAGACACGGGTGTACGACCTGATGCGCTGCGGTGAGCTTCCCAGCGTCAAGCTCGGCCGCTCCCGACTGATCAAGGCCGCTGATCTTCTCGCGTACGTCGAGAACCTTGAGCCGGCCCCCGTCGTGGCATGA
- a CDS encoding FtsK/SpoIIIE domain-containing protein codes for MHTASLAFRFGLAELRWITAALWGHVRWFHRFWFVVAMFTWLTADLFESWKPFAIVGAISLYFALWARLYPETYSRAISRPLWRRELWLDLLEIWPLLMEECGLSSVVIDRAGEKHLRVPSIASKHWRHNELVLAPALLTGQTVEDFQAVADRLRTTVGATHIRVTGDLSPILSFTFDDALAETVNRGLPDAEEPWDGRSVWMGIDTTDDDWRLRIVGTHTLVAGSSGSGKASLVWGVTIGLAPAIARGEAQVHGIDLKGGVELGMGKDLFTRYAVTPAEAVVVLEDAVEAMSARLERMAGNTRQHIASADEPLVVVLIDEVAALTSYIEDRDLKNRARTAMSLLCSQGRAVGYTVVACLQDPRKETIPNRGLFTQMVGLRLRDREETSMVLGDGAIASGALCHKIPLASPGIGYVVPEDGSEPVRVRAAFVDDDLIRAAAERFPAPSKIPVVIPEPTEKPRSSRARTRTKPDTEGTAS; via the coding sequence ATGCACACCGCCTCCCTCGCCTTCCGCTTCGGCCTCGCCGAGCTGCGATGGATCACTGCTGCCCTGTGGGGTCACGTGCGATGGTTCCATCGATTCTGGTTCGTCGTCGCGATGTTCACCTGGCTCACGGCTGACCTGTTCGAGAGTTGGAAGCCCTTCGCCATCGTCGGAGCCATCTCGCTGTACTTCGCGCTCTGGGCCCGGCTCTACCCCGAGACCTACTCCCGAGCCATCTCCCGCCCGCTCTGGCGTCGGGAACTCTGGCTGGATCTGCTCGAGATCTGGCCGCTGCTCATGGAAGAGTGCGGGCTCTCCTCGGTCGTCATCGACCGGGCGGGAGAGAAGCACCTGCGCGTTCCCTCGATCGCCAGCAAGCACTGGCGTCACAACGAGCTCGTTCTCGCTCCCGCTCTCCTCACCGGACAGACTGTCGAAGACTTTCAGGCAGTCGCTGATCGGCTGCGGACCACTGTGGGCGCTACTCACATTCGGGTGACCGGAGACCTCTCCCCCATCCTCAGTTTCACCTTCGACGATGCCCTCGCTGAGACCGTGAACCGCGGCCTCCCCGACGCTGAAGAGCCATGGGACGGTCGCTCGGTGTGGATGGGGATCGACACGACGGACGACGACTGGCGGCTCCGTATCGTGGGCACCCACACCCTCGTCGCCGGCTCCTCCGGCTCCGGCAAGGCATCGCTCGTCTGGGGCGTCACCATCGGCCTCGCTCCCGCCATCGCACGCGGCGAAGCACAGGTACACGGGATCGACCTCAAGGGCGGCGTCGAGCTGGGCATGGGCAAGGACCTGTTCACCCGCTATGCGGTCACTCCCGCTGAGGCCGTGGTGGTCCTCGAGGACGCCGTCGAAGCGATGAGCGCTCGCCTCGAGCGGATGGCCGGGAACACCCGCCAGCACATCGCAAGTGCCGATGAGCCGCTTGTCGTCGTCCTGATCGACGAGGTCGCCGCGCTCACGTCATACATCGAAGACCGCGACCTCAAGAACCGAGCCCGCACCGCAATGTCGCTGCTCTGCTCGCAGGGCCGTGCCGTCGGCTACACCGTGGTCGCCTGCCTCCAGGATCCCCGGAAGGAGACGATCCCCAACCGTGGTCTGTTCACTCAGATGGTCGGGCTTCGTCTGCGTGATCGGGAGGAGACCTCCATGGTCCTCGGTGACGGCGCTATCGCTTCGGGAGCACTCTGCCACAAGATCCCGCTCGCCTCGCCGGGCATCGGCTACGTGGTTCCCGAGGACGGCTCCGAACCCGTCCGCGTGCGCGCCGCCTTCGTCGACGACGACCTGATCCGTGCCGCGGCCGAACGGTTCCCCGCCCCGTCGAAGATCCCCGTGGTGATCCCGGAGCCGACGGAGAAGCCGCGCAGCTCTCGGGCACGCACCCGGACCAAGCCCGACACGGAAGGAACGGCATCGTGA
- a CDS encoding HNH endonuclease, giving the protein MAWEWTEDELVLACALVRDNSWRGLRATDPRVKELSALLRRSTTHPFEGRPDTFRSTNSVQRKTWDLATQHPSYTGKPTRGNRLDAKVLNRFLTDGELMELRVRSVRGRLGSPTLSDHTAPDATDPMPEASTRNVWTAEEMILAADVADDLTWGPVNATKPEVIALSKLLRSAEIHPGASADPRFRSPSSVGMKINNLRAAHPSHSGKGLRSSKAEEPIVRDFVADRDVMKDAAAEIRRRVAANGAPDEDLPTPDEELIGAAAEGGARAVRVLRRERDPKLRRAKLAQVRADGKAIACEVCDFDFGTRYGPRGNGYIEVHHKLPLHVSGPVRTTLDDLALLCANCHRMIHVGNWISVEDLQEIHRSAEAALP; this is encoded by the coding sequence ATGGCGTGGGAGTGGACTGAGGACGAGCTCGTACTGGCGTGTGCGCTAGTCCGCGACAACAGCTGGCGAGGACTCCGCGCGACTGATCCTAGAGTGAAGGAGCTGTCAGCGCTCCTCCGCCGGTCGACGACACACCCCTTCGAGGGACGTCCCGACACGTTCAGGTCTACCAACAGCGTGCAGAGAAAGACGTGGGACCTCGCGACGCAACATCCTAGCTACACTGGGAAGCCCACTCGAGGCAATCGCCTCGACGCCAAGGTGCTGAACCGCTTCTTGACCGACGGAGAGCTGATGGAGCTGCGTGTTCGGTCGGTCCGGGGGCGGCTCGGCTCGCCAACACTCTCGGACCACACTGCGCCGGACGCTACAGACCCGATGCCCGAGGCATCCACTCGCAACGTGTGGACCGCTGAAGAGATGATTCTGGCCGCCGACGTCGCAGACGACCTCACCTGGGGTCCCGTCAACGCAACGAAGCCAGAGGTCATCGCACTGTCGAAGCTTCTGCGATCGGCCGAAATCCACCCTGGCGCATCTGCCGATCCGAGGTTTCGATCGCCAAGCAGTGTCGGCATGAAGATCAACAACCTCCGCGCTGCCCACCCCTCGCACTCGGGCAAAGGGCTGCGATCCTCCAAGGCAGAGGAGCCGATCGTTCGTGACTTCGTCGCTGACCGTGACGTCATGAAGGATGCCGCCGCCGAGATCCGTCGCCGTGTCGCTGCCAATGGCGCCCCCGACGAAGATCTTCCCACCCCCGACGAAGAACTCATTGGCGCAGCGGCCGAAGGAGGAGCGCGGGCGGTGCGAGTCTTGCGCCGCGAACGCGACCCCAAGCTTCGCCGCGCAAAGCTTGCCCAAGTACGAGCAGACGGCAAGGCCATCGCCTGCGAGGTTTGCGACTTCGACTTCGGTACTCGGTACGGGCCACGCGGCAACGGGTACATCGAGGTACACCATAAGCTCCCACTCCATGTGAGTGGCCCCGTACGGACGACGCTCGACGACCTGGCGCTGCTCTGCGCCAACTGTCACCGCATGATTCACGTCGGGAACTGGATCAGCGTTGAGGACTTACAGGAGATTCACCGCAGCGCAGAGGCCGCGCTTCCATGA
- a CDS encoding TetR family transcriptional regulator, translated as MAIPESPRRRSRDDVAEMALHLLDEFGLPDLTMRRLATALGVQPSALYWHFPNKQALLAAVSEQILAPMSDIHLDELPLPRAACALGARMRECLLEHRDAAELVSSSLALGLVEPPVRPALLDAARRHGVNDQLAEVAAEVVVHFVLGFVFHEQQRLTADSLGLLERSPAASTDEAGFTEAMTLIADGLEVSMGRRA; from the coding sequence ATGGCCATCCCAGAATCTCCGCGCCGGCGGAGCCGCGACGACGTCGCCGAGATGGCCCTGCACCTCCTGGACGAGTTCGGGTTGCCGGACCTCACGATGCGGCGCCTGGCGACCGCTCTCGGCGTCCAGCCCAGCGCGCTGTACTGGCACTTCCCGAACAAGCAGGCACTGCTGGCCGCGGTCAGCGAGCAGATCCTCGCACCGATGAGCGACATCCACCTCGACGAGCTCCCACTGCCCCGGGCGGCCTGCGCACTGGGTGCCCGCATGCGCGAATGCCTGCTCGAGCACCGGGACGCCGCCGAGCTGGTGTCCAGCTCCCTCGCGCTCGGCCTCGTCGAGCCGCCGGTGCGGCCGGCTCTCCTGGACGCCGCACGACGGCACGGCGTCAACGATCAGCTGGCCGAGGTGGCCGCCGAGGTGGTCGTGCATTTCGTGCTCGGATTCGTCTTCCACGAGCAGCAGCGCCTGACCGCCGACTCCCTCGGACTGCTCGAGCGATCGCCCGCCGCGAGCACCGACGAAGCCGGCTTCACGGAGGCGATGACGCTGATCGCCGACGGCCTCGAGGTCTCGATGGGGCGGCGGGCGTAG
- a CDS encoding GntR family transcriptional regulator produces the protein MVAKFVQIADELRARVRERQYAEGTVLPRQSELATEFDVNVNTVSAALKLLEREGLVQSRRSQGTVVLPQIPLRKVGMDRYSRRRWERPTEAEDGAPYMDERGWQPAAQSTEISIEPATEEMAGRLEIDEGEDVVRRARVIRDARGTVTHTLVSYYPHRIAKGTLLMSEEQGPAGHGGAFRVLTDLGHEPHSINERLHARLPDGDEAQSLEMGIGEPIVEMRRRTYDGSGVPIEYAIGLHRASRFQWNYTFNVPE, from the coding sequence ATGGTCGCCAAGTTCGTGCAGATCGCCGACGAGCTTCGTGCTCGCGTGCGCGAAAGGCAGTACGCCGAGGGCACGGTGCTGCCCCGCCAGTCGGAGCTGGCCACAGAGTTCGACGTCAACGTGAATACTGTGTCTGCTGCGCTGAAGCTGCTCGAGCGCGAGGGGCTTGTTCAATCGAGGCGCAGTCAGGGCACGGTGGTGCTTCCGCAGATCCCACTTCGCAAAGTGGGGATGGATCGCTACTCGCGACGTCGATGGGAGCGGCCCACAGAGGCCGAAGACGGAGCCCCTTACATGGACGAGCGCGGCTGGCAGCCGGCTGCACAGTCCACGGAGATCTCCATCGAGCCAGCCACCGAGGAGATGGCTGGCCGACTAGAGATCGACGAGGGAGAAGACGTCGTGCGGAGAGCGCGGGTGATCCGTGATGCTCGAGGTACCGTCACGCACACTCTGGTGAGCTACTACCCGCACCGCATCGCCAAGGGCACGCTGCTCATGAGCGAAGAGCAGGGGCCGGCAGGGCACGGGGGAGCGTTCCGAGTCCTGACTGATCTAGGGCACGAGCCGCACAGCATCAACGAGAGGCTGCACGCACGTTTGCCTGACGGCGACGAGGCCCAGTCCCTCGAGATGGGCATCGGCGAACCGATCGTCGAGATGCGCAGGAGGACGTATGACGGCAGTGGCGTGCCCATCGAGTACGCGATCGGCCTGCATCGCGCGAGCCGGTTCCAGTGGAACTACACCTTCAACGTTCCGGAGTGA
- a CDS encoding HEPN domain-containing protein, with amino-acid sequence MRTDLEDTLDAVEVLRDKDSTGADEKRHLNDFATVRMAGYLEQICFHAISGIIGEASDGNIQAFINSWFYKSPNLDRRNFRELFKRFGGDIDDRVKAFLEEDLNGDRLGTLLEVRNAIAHGKPSPASGRNTMEANRILVENIHSFVHDLLLSENSVISAGRS; translated from the coding sequence ATGCGAACCGACCTCGAAGATACCCTCGACGCCGTCGAGGTGCTCCGGGACAAAGATTCCACCGGCGCAGACGAGAAGAGGCATCTGAATGACTTTGCGACCGTTAGGATGGCCGGCTACCTGGAGCAAATTTGCTTCCATGCAATCTCCGGCATAATCGGGGAAGCGTCCGACGGAAATATTCAGGCGTTCATCAATAGTTGGTTCTACAAGTCTCCCAACTTGGATCGCAGGAATTTCAGGGAATTGTTCAAGCGGTTCGGCGGTGACATCGACGATCGAGTCAAGGCGTTTCTTGAGGAAGACTTAAACGGAGACCGCCTAGGGACGCTTCTGGAGGTCCGAAATGCGATTGCTCACGGCAAGCCCAGTCCTGCGAGTGGCCGAAATACCATGGAGGCAAACCGCATCCTAGTCGAAAATATACATTCGTTTGTACACGATCTCCTGCTGTCCGAAAACAGTGTGATCAGCGCAGGTCGATCATAG
- a CDS encoding DUF262 domain-containing protein has protein sequence MTSPHISGEETEVEDSSNEPAGSTPSASDTLRHFTADFDVDGVVRRLKTGNFIVPNFNPAPAPEAEYAGFQRNFVWTKKQKDRFIESLLLGFPIPGIFLVEQPGKKYLVLDGQQRLRTLRDFVTGTDSVTERTFRLSGLGDESRFYGKAFADLDEADRDLLLNTFLQVTIVVPREAGNLQGVYQLFERINSGGTKLQPQEIRIALYAGSRVDALRELNDDPHWREIFGRKNLRLKDTELILRYLALRRVAQSYDEFDWTREAPQTASEAHTHGNYLFYRAPLSQFLNTYLESLGDNGTPDVKAMETFRAVVKVLSQVGPTALRLEDSAQINAAHADAMLVGLSMSPRIQNLADSLQSNPGKDFTEEVGNIASGIDQRLADLLQNDEYQRAIRESTSHLASVYARLKFTSESFRDL, from the coding sequence ATGACCAGCCCACACATCAGCGGAGAGGAAACTGAGGTAGAGGACTCGAGCAACGAGCCCGCCGGCTCAACGCCATCCGCCTCCGACACCTTGCGCCACTTCACTGCAGACTTTGACGTCGATGGCGTTGTAAGGCGGCTTAAGACCGGGAACTTCATCGTACCCAACTTTAATCCCGCACCAGCTCCAGAAGCTGAGTACGCCGGCTTTCAGCGAAACTTTGTTTGGACGAAGAAGCAGAAGGATCGATTTATCGAGTCCCTCCTTCTCGGCTTCCCAATTCCGGGAATATTCCTCGTTGAGCAACCCGGAAAGAAGTACCTTGTACTCGACGGGCAGCAGCGACTACGAACCCTTAGGGACTTTGTTACAGGTACCGACTCCGTAACCGAGCGAACATTCCGCCTCAGTGGTCTCGGCGACGAGAGTCGGTTCTATGGAAAAGCATTTGCGGATCTAGATGAGGCCGATCGCGACCTACTACTGAACACCTTCCTCCAAGTCACAATTGTCGTGCCTCGCGAAGCGGGAAATCTACAGGGCGTATATCAGCTCTTCGAACGCATTAACAGTGGCGGCACAAAGCTCCAGCCCCAAGAAATCCGCATCGCCCTTTACGCAGGAAGTCGCGTGGACGCATTAAGGGAACTCAATGATGACCCGCACTGGCGGGAAATCTTTGGACGGAAGAATCTTCGCCTGAAGGACACCGAGCTAATCCTGCGCTATCTCGCTCTTCGCCGCGTGGCCCAGAGTTACGACGAATTCGACTGGACACGGGAGGCCCCGCAGACCGCAAGTGAAGCTCATACACACGGCAACTATCTATTCTATCGAGCACCTCTGAGCCAGTTCCTGAACACGTATCTCGAGAGCCTCGGAGACAACGGGACTCCGGACGTGAAGGCGATGGAGACGTTTCGGGCCGTTGTGAAAGTTCTGTCTCAGGTCGGCCCGACGGCGCTCAGACTCGAGGACTCTGCCCAGATCAACGCCGCGCATGCAGACGCCATGCTTGTCGGGCTTTCGATGAGTCCGCGAATCCAGAACCTTGCAGATAGCCTTCAATCGAACCCCGGTAAGGACTTTACTGAGGAAGTCGGAAACATAGCGAGTGGCATCGATCAACGCCTCGCGGATCTACTCCAGAACGACGAATACCAGCGTGCAATCCGCGAAAGCACTTCGCATCTCGCATCGGTTTATGCGCGCCTAAAGTTCACTTCCGAAAGCTTCCGAGACCTATAA
- a CDS encoding DNA cytosine methyltransferase — MSDTATLTNWAATHYKLSIQHTRGAIGLFTSVEICTGAGGQALGLEQAGFDHRAVVEIDKHACETLRANRPEWNVIEQDLLTWDPTGFEGVDLLAGGVPCPPFSKAGRQLGKDDERDLFPRAIELVKLLKPKAVMLENVRGILDIVFETYRNEVSEQLKELGYKPDWHLLNASDFGVPQLRPRVIFVAIHEDYQDFEWPAPQKKPAPTVGQALHGLMSESGWRGADAWAERANTIAPTLVGGSKKHGGPDLGPTRARRAWEALGVNGKTLAEEAPERDFVGMPRLTVPMAAKIQGFPDDWHITGRKTNAYRQVGNAFPPPVAKAVGEQIRAVLEAGVRMDVRQPSLDVVA; from the coding sequence ATGTCCGACACAGCAACATTGACAAACTGGGCGGCAACCCACTACAAATTGTCTATTCAGCACACCAGAGGGGCAATAGGTTTGTTTACTTCCGTCGAAATTTGCACCGGGGCCGGCGGCCAAGCACTTGGCCTCGAGCAGGCCGGATTCGACCATCGTGCGGTAGTCGAGATCGACAAGCACGCCTGCGAGACCTTGCGCGCCAACCGTCCGGAGTGGAACGTCATTGAGCAGGACTTGCTGACCTGGGACCCGACCGGGTTCGAAGGCGTCGACCTGCTTGCCGGCGGTGTGCCGTGTCCTCCGTTTAGCAAGGCCGGCCGTCAGCTTGGCAAGGATGACGAGCGAGACCTGTTCCCTCGTGCCATCGAGCTCGTCAAGCTCCTCAAGCCGAAGGCTGTCATGCTCGAGAACGTGCGAGGCATCCTCGACATCGTCTTCGAGACCTACCGCAACGAAGTCTCTGAGCAGCTCAAGGAGCTCGGCTACAAGCCTGACTGGCATCTACTCAATGCTTCGGACTTCGGCGTCCCCCAACTCCGGCCTCGCGTGATCTTCGTTGCCATTCACGAGGACTACCAGGACTTCGAGTGGCCGGCTCCCCAGAAGAAGCCCGCTCCGACTGTCGGTCAGGCGCTTCATGGCCTCATGTCGGAGAGCGGGTGGCGTGGTGCTGACGCCTGGGCTGAGCGCGCGAACACCATCGCCCCAACACTTGTTGGCGGGTCCAAGAAGCACGGAGGGCCTGACCTCGGGCCCACTCGTGCACGCCGGGCGTGGGAGGCGCTGGGCGTCAACGGCAAGACTCTCGCTGAAGAGGCACCCGAACGCGATTTTGTCGGCATGCCGCGGCTAACTGTGCCCATGGCAGCGAAGATCCAAGGCTTCCCGGACGACTGGCACATCACAGGGAGGAAGACCAACGCGTATCGACAGGTCGGCAATGCCTTCCCTCCCCCCGTTGCCAAGGCGGTTGGCGAGCAGATCCGTGCAGTCCTCGAGGCTGGCGTACGGATGGACGTGCGGCAGCCCTCTCTTGATGTGGTGGCCTGA